The window AGAAATATCCAAAATTGCAGACGCATTTGGTGATGCAGTTCCTATACCCACAGCGCCATTATCTTTGGCTACAAAATCTGTTCCGGCAACCCTCGTGGTTGTTCCGTCAGACTGGGTTCCTAATTTTACCATGACATTGGATGTGTCATTGATCCATGCATCATTGGTATTATCTCCTGAAACACCTCCGAAGCCGGTCCATGCTGTACCATTCCAATAATAAAATCCTTTTGTAAAAGAACCTGCATTGCTGATTAAATACACAAGCTGCCCATTTACTGAGCCATTTACTGATAAATCGTTTACCCTTGGAACAAGTACTCCGTCTGTGGAACTTACGGTTCCTAAATGATTTTTAGCCCGGATATCTAAAGTGGATTCAGGAGAAGGGGTATTTATTCCCACCTGTCCGAATGTAAATGAGGATGCTGCAAGCATCACGATTGCTGATAATTTTTTTTTCATTTTGTTTTTTTTATTTTGCAAGATGGTTCTGATTGCTACCGGATAGACCTCGCATAATTTTGAAATATTATTTGTATTTTTTGAATTGAATTATTTTTCTTAAATCTTTCAAGTATCACCTTCTATAATAGCTTTGACTGTTGCATTACAATTTACTGCTAATGCGGACTGTGGATTTGTGGTATTAATAGCAGGAGCAGTAATTCTAGTGGCTTCTGTGGAACCCATTAAGCAAATCCGGGCATTAATACGCATTATACTTGTCATAATCTCTATAAAAACGGATGATGATTGCTGCATCACTCCTATTCTATATTTTTCTGAAGAAGTTACCAGATTACTCTTCATTAAATTCAACAATAGTCTGATTAAAAGGACCATTTGAATTGGTAGTAGTTCCGTTGATATCATTCCATTTTCTGTTGGCAAATGAAGCCGTAGTCCATATATGACATGAACCCTCATTTCCTCCGCTGTTATTAGGTTCTCCGGCATTAAACCAATTTTGAGGAGTAGAATTGGGTGAGGTAGTCCAGTCTATTACCCAGTCCTCTCCCGTAATCCACACAAATTGTGTTGGGTTGCCCGGATATGCGACCTTGTTATATCCTATCCAGATATTACTGTTAAGGTTATATCCGGTGCCAGTAGCCAGTATGTTATTATTTACCCAAATTCTTTCTGCATCAGAAGTCATTGTCACTACATAACCTCCTATAGCCTTTGCCAGAGAAAAGGTATTATAAAAGTTCAACGCTGCTCCCAGGTTATATGCACAGTATACATGCCCATTGCCTGTATTTTTCTTACACCCTACTTCGGTTACTGAAACTCCGGAAAATGTTGGAGGAACAGTGCGATTTGAAGATTTTACAGGGTCATATCCCAGAATAGATGCGCTGAATGTTGATGATGATCCAGAGCCTGTAGAACCAGAATTATCCATTTTTTGCCATACAGTACCATCAAAGTAATAATAGCCGGGTGCTGTAATATTAATCGTTTTACCTGCGGGGGAAGAGTCAGCAGTCGTTGCATAAATTAAAGTTCCTGTTTGTGGAGCTGAATATGAACTATTTCCTGATCTTATCTGATCTCCTGTTAATCTTGGTGCAATTAAACCTTCGGGTTTAGATCCATCAGTAGTTTTAGCAGTAATATCCATAGTTGCCTGAGGTGCAGTATTGTTAATTCCAACCTGAGAATAGATTATTCCAGATAGTAAAACTGCCAGAGGTAAAGAAAAATTTTTCATAATATTTGGATTTGTTGAAGATTAATAAAAAATACTATAGAATACACTTTATATAGATCATAAAAAAATACATTCAATGGATATTCTTATTGAAATAAAGACTTGTCGAAAATTACTTCGATTGGAAAGAGGGTTTAGATGATATCTAAACCCTGCTTGTAAAAAAACATAAATTAGGGTTAAAAGCAACTTTTTAATATTGAAAAACATCTTTTTTATCCTATTATTTATAAAAAGAGTTTAATGGAAAATCACTTGTTATATATTTGAACTATATTTATGATTTTCTTTGCAAATTATAAACAGCCATTATTTGTGCTTTTAATATATTTTTTAAAGTTCTACAATTGAAATATTAACAAATCCATCATCATTACCGCTACCTACCCTCAATGACTTTGAGCTCCCAGTATTTTGATAAATTACTGGATTTACAGTATCTCCTGCATTCATATTAACCACAAATGAAATTGCTGAGCCCAAATAAGATGATCCTCCAGCAGGAAGACCCGTTATAGATTTAAAAAAGGTATTGACCCCTCCGCTAATTTTCAATAATTGTGATTCAACCAACGAAGGCCCGTTAACACCGGCAGATTGAAAAGCATAACTAAATGATACAACATAATTACCATTTCTGGGTGCTGTAAAAATTCCCGTAGCAGGATTAAAATCTGAATTCGTGTCAACAATTTCAAGCCAATTTGTAACGTTAGCAGCTGAGGCATCACTAAATGACTGAGTTGTATTTTTTTTACCAACAACGGTTGATTTCTGAACAGTTGATGTTACAGTATTCCAATTTATGCCATTACTATACTGTAATACTCCGCCACTTATCGTAGAATATCTCATAGCTCCGGCACCTGCAACATTGGCCGCCTGGATATGCAAATAAAATTTCCAGTATAAGTTAAGCTACATTTTTGTAAATTTTATTTTGATTGTTAAATTCTTCTATTGTTTGATAATTCAGGGTACTGTGCCTTCTTTTTTTATTGTACCATATTTCAATATATTCAAAAATTTCAAGTTCCATCTGTTCTCTTGTGATAAGCTTGTTTCCGTAAATTAGTTCTGTTTTCAATGACTTGAAGAAGCTTTCAGCCACTGCGTTATCCCAACAATTCCCTTTTCTGCTCATACTCCTTTTTACTCCATAAAAAGCAAGAGTATTTGTGAATTTTTTACTTGCATACTGAACACCTCTGTCTGAGTGAAAAATTAATTTACTGTCCGCTTTTCTATTTTTGACAGCCATTTTCCAGGCAGCTAAACTTGTCTCCGTGGTACTCATCCCAGTACTTAAGCTCCAACCAATTACTTTTCGATCAAACAAATCTATAATTGCTGTCAGGTATAAAAATCCATCTTTGGTTTGGAGATAAGTGATGTCAGAGACCCAAGCTTGGGATGGACTGCCAACCAAAAAGTTTCTATTCAGGATGTTCTCTGCAATCAAATAATTGTGTTTTGAATCTGTTGTTACTCTAAATTTTCTGCTTAATTTACTTCTTAAACCAAGCTCTTTCATATATTTTGCAACCGTTATTCTGGAGGTCTTAAAACCTGATGAGTCTAATTCTACAGTAATTCTGGGACTTCCATAGCGTTGCTTTGATGCAAAATAAATAGATGTTATTTGTTTTTTTATCTCTCTTTTTCGTCTCTCTCTATTAGAAAGAGGTCTTGCTTTCCATTTATAATAACTACTGTAGCTTACTTTTAAAACACTGCACATTTTTTCAATCGGAAATAAAGATTCATGATTCTTAATGAACTCGTATTTCATCGACCGCTCTTGGAAAAAATGGCGATTGCTTTTTTTAATATATCACGCTCAAGCTCTGCATCTCTAAGTCTTTTTTCTAATTCATGAATTTTTTCCTGCTCTGGAGTTTGTTTGAGATTACCCTTCCCAGGAAAACTCTTTTCTCCGAATTCCTGATAATCTTTTCTCCATTTGTAAAGCATCGTTACTTCAATACCCAGCTCTCTTGCCAGTTCCGAAATATTAGATCGCTCATAGCTCAATTGAACTGCTTGTTTTTTAAAAGCCGGATCATAGATTTTTCGCCCTTGTTTCATACGTTAAAATTAAGGTTTTATGCTTAACTCTAACTGGAAGCTAAATTAGTATATCCAGTTCCTACTGTTCCGGTATTCTGTACTTTCCAGACAGAAGCAAAACGGAAATTGGCTCCTGCAATCCCACTGATTGCAGCTGAAGGTGTTTTTGCCAGCCCGTTATCTCCTACCACAAGAAATTGCTGATCGGTGAGTGTTCCGGTATTAGCGGTATTGGTATTAGCCATTCCGGTAAGACCCATCAAAATTTGCTGTCCCGTGTTTATACTCATAGACTGTTTCTGATACAATGCTGAATTATCATCACGGGCAATACCGGTAATGTTATTATTATAGCCTGTATTCGTTGTCGCATTCCAGTAATTTGTTGTTCCGTTTGAAGCCACATAATTACCTGATTTTGTAATTCCATACTTCAACGAAAGATAGCTTTCTATCTGTGGACGCCCTGCCGACTGTGTGCTATTATAAATTACAATTTCTGCAATATCAGAATTTGAAAATCCGGTAATTCCCTGGGCTCCTACCCAGAAATTTTGTGTTCCAATAGCCGCAGTGAATCCTGTAAACGTAGAGGACATTGATGTTCCGTTAAGATAGGCTGTAGCGGCATTTGAATCTCCATTCAGCGACTGTAGGCGCACTTCATTTGCCACAGGGGTAGAGGTGTTTACATTTCGGTTCGTGATAAGCATCCCTCCTGTAGAATTTCCCCCTACATTCCATGTTCCTCCAATCCCATCAGAATGACTGTAAAGCGGATTTGTTCCTGCTCCCAATTTTCTGTAAACAATGTATTGTGATGTCTGATAAGGAGCGGCAGCAGTAGTGGTGACATTTTGTGGAACATTGGCCGAAAACAGGCGGTCATCAGTACCATCAAACCTTACAGAAGGATTAAAATTGATCTGGCTGGTATTATAGGCAGGCACGGTAGTGGCACCCCCTTGCTGTATTAAATTATAGGATCCGGAAGCACTGTTGTTCCATGTAGTGACTGTTCCTGAAACGGGTGTTATAACGTCAGCTTTATACCAAAGCTGGGGAGCTATTCCGCCGGGACTTTGGGCTTCTGTGAGCATGAACATACTCCCTATTAGGAATATACCCATTAGAATATTGATTTTTTTCACTTTGATTTTTATTTAAAATTTAAATAGTAGTATATTTTTCTTTACAATAAAACTCAAAAGGTGGAGGACGGGTTGTATAAAGGGAGAAATAGGATTCCTTAAAAAGCAGGAAACCGTTGTTAAATATTTTATTGTTTGTGCCAGCTGAATATTTGTGAACAGGCCTAAACAGTATATTTTCAACTAAGAATTTCAGATTGTACTGGAGCGGAATATATCCGGAAGTTGCTATACCTTTTGAATTGGGAGAAAAAAAGTTATCCGGACAAATCTTTACAAATTTAACAGGTTCAACTGCCTGGTAGTTGTCTGTTTTTACTTTTACAGATTTGGAAGCAGATTTTTTTTTAATTTTTCTGGAAAGGGTTTTGATTTTCTTATCATCAAATGCAATTTGCTTTGCATCATTTAAAGATTGTACCTGAGCCGTGTTCTCTTCCTCAAAATCTTTCAGCCTTTCCTGGTTTACGATCCCTGAATCTACAATATATAATGTTGTGTTGCCACGAATTGTAATTTCAGTTCCTTTTTGATAATATAAGTGTTGGGAATGAAGGTTTAAAGCCATAAAAAAAACCAGCAACAATAACAAAGCCCTCCTGCAGAAGAAAAAAAAGGAACCAACCTGTTGTGTTGAGTGTTTCATATTGTGTGCTTTATTATTGTAAAAGACAAAGTTTATTTGTCTTGTTACATACCCGCTCAAGATATGATCCTGAATCAGATAAAAATGAGGGAATTAAGGCTTTTTTCTGCTTAAAAGGATATATATTCCTTTTTTTATAATATATTATTACTCTAATTTAATAGTTAAGAGCTATAATAACGTCAGGATTATATTGAATTTGAGTATCTAAAATTGGGAAACTTTTTTAAATATCATTATCAATAAAATACATTTCATAAATTTTATTCAACATATTAAATGTAATGAAATATTTTCACATAAATAAAATAAAATCACATTTTTTATTTTATTCACATTCATATGATATTATATTTATTGAAAAATCAAGCCCCAATAGACTAATTCAGACAATATATTCATCTCAAATACGGGATCTATACCTATTATTTCTTTAAAAATTGAAAAATGAAATATGAATCAATCACTTATGTATTTTTTCCAGGATAATAGGGCCTAATCTCTTATTTATAAAGGAGGATGGATCATTTTTTTATTTAATTCTCTTTTGGGCTTCCATCTCAAAAACATCAGGATGATTTGCCTAAAACCATCCCGAAGGATATGGTATGTTCAAATTTGATCTCCAATCAGGCTGTAATTACATTTATTTAATGGTATTGTACGGATACAAAAAATGACTGTCCCTCTGGGGACAGTCATTGTGGTTATTTGCATTTAAAAACTATTATTCTATTACTTGTCTTTTCTGAGTGAAATCTTTATTTCCAATATGACCAGTTGGCACCATCATACACAGCGAGCATATCACTTGCCGTATCGTATACCATAGTACCGGCTACCGGTGAAGGCATTGTAAGGTGAGGGTTCAAAACTTTGGGTAAGATCAGAGCCTGGGTAGCAGACTCCAATACCAAAACACCGGGTTTTGTTGTAGAGGCAGCGCCCATTGTTACCTCTCCTCTTTCATCAGCGTTACCAGGAGGAATATTAGGATTTAAGACCCCTGCATTTTCATCACTTAAATTAGTCCATGTCCCATTCTCATTAACCTGTACTGCTTTTTGGGTAGTATTAAAAATGAATGTCCCCGGAGCTGCACCTGAAGCACCGCTTACTGAGGGAAGAATAATTCCTTTAGGCTCTGGTCCGAATTCAAGGAGTGAACTGACACTGCTGGGCTGGGGATTGTCTGCCTGTGTAATAATTATCTGCCCATAGGCCAATGATCCAAATGCAATTAATAATAGGGATAAGAAAGTATTTTTCATTTGTATTTCTTTTTTACATCCTGCCAATCCATAAGAACTGACAGGAATAATTTACTATAAAATAAAGGAGAATTTATATTTATTGATCATTACAAGATCTTGTAATAGGTTGCCAGCCATAACGTCCCTCATCTATTAAAGGTTTGTTATCGGTGTTATTTCCTCTGTATATTTTAACCCTTCCTTCTGTAGTATCATATACAATCATTCCTTTTACAGGAACAAGTGCGTTAATCTGCTCAGTGGTCATGTGAGTAATTACCAGTCCTTTATTTACAGCATCCAATACCAGGTAACCGTTAGGGGTTGAAGCCGGCCAGTTATTAACACTAGGATTTAACTTGGTGGAAATTCCCATTGTGGAAACCAGCGGACTTCCTGATGCTCCCGGTTTCACACAGTAAGGTCCGCACCATTTAAGGATCGTTTCATTCGATGAAGAACTGCTGTTTTCAGCACATTCTCCACTAGGGTCTATTCCTACCTGGAAAGCTGCAGAAAGCCCCATGCTCTGTACTTCGGCAATATCATAAGAGTTTCCTACGTTCACAGTAATATCAATATAGCTGATTCCTGCAGGAATAGTAGCATTCGATAATGAATACAATGTGCTTCCTACGGGCTGTATAGGATTTCCATTTCCGTCTGTTGCATATTGCCCGGTAACCACTCCGTTCTGATCTTCATTATTAACATAATTAACGCCTACTATGGTTTGGTTATAATCAAAAGCCTGCAGAATTTCAGCTCCGGTAATAGGTGTTGAATTCACGTTATTGATCTTCATTCGGTATGTAATCTGCATATTATTCTTCCCACAGCTTACAGCTCCTGATACCACTTCTTTTATGGTTTGTGTCAGAATTGGGGCTGGCGGCAATTGGCCGGCCTGATAATAGGTTAAGCCAGCAACAGGTGACTGATAGTTTGCCGTAGGATTTACACCGTTCGTCACCTGGTAATTAAACTGGGTGTTATAAGTACCTGCAGTTCCCGGATTGGCTACATCCACATACATCCAATATTCTCCCTGAGGTATTTTCATCCCTGTAATAGAGAAGGTATTTCCTGAAATATTGACCGTTGCATTATCCAAAGCTCCGGCAGGAAGTTCTGAATTGTTAAAAGATCCGTTAACAAAATTTAATCCTGCCGGCAAAGTCTGGGTAAGATTAATTATTTTATCATTACAGATGTTGTTATTCGTTACTTTTATCCTCATTGTAGTCTTTCCTCCACACGTAGATAAAGTATCCTGTGTAAAATTGTGAGATACATACACATTGTCAGGGGTTGCTTCTACCGCTTTCTGACACTCTAAAGTAATATCACTGTACGTTACACTTCTTAAGGTCTTCTGAGTATTTACCCTGTCTACACTACAGATAATCACAATTTTCTCAACCGGCCTGTCAAAACGGACATTGGCAGTGGAAACATCAGGGGTAAACCCTCTCCAAGACATAGTACCGGTAGTCTTATTACCATTGATTGTAAAGGTATGGTAAGAAGTATTATACGCATACGTGATCTTTGGCATAACAGGCACTCCTCCACAATATCCGATTACCTCGAAGTTATTTTTATTACTCTGGTAGGTATTGATATTCGACAGCTGGAAGCTTGCTTTCATCGCTTTAGTAAGCTGGATAGTGTGCTTTACTTTTGCATTGGTATTGTCATATCTTCTGGAAATTGCCCATCTTCCTCCGTATCTTGCAGGATAACTGTTAGGATTATATTCTATACTAGGGTCTGCACTGTAGTCTGCATACATACTGGCATACAGTGGTGTACCTTCTGCATCTGTTCCCAAAAGAATGTTTTCTTTTTTATTGCTCGTCTGGTTTATACCCGGAGTGGCATTGTTATTCCACTGGTTTCCTGTACGAAGGGTATAGGTTCCTCCTCTACAGGTTTCACAAACCCCTCCTTCAAATGCTCCTCCAAAAGTAATGTAACGCTGGGCATTGGAATTGTCAAAGTTATAAGAAAATACCCAGTTCCCTCCTGTTCCCTGAGAACCCGGAACTATTACTACATTCTGGGTAAAGTTTGCATCATCGGCAACCAGCATGAATATACCGCTATTAATATCTCCTGAGTAGGCTGACAGGTTGGCCTGCAGGTAAGTGTTTCCTACCTGGCCGCTTCTCTGTACCATCCATTTTCTCGGGATAAGCTTTATTCCGTTTCCACTTCCAATCACTTCTCCACAGTTACCAATCTCTCCAGGAGTATATGGTAAAGCAGAGGTATCGTTGTTATCTCCGAACAATAAAAACGTTTTATCCGTTGATAAGCCGGTTCTGGAAGCATCCAAATTACTCAATACAAAATTATTATCGGTAGCAACTGTTAGAATGGTTCCGGAATTAGCACTGGCAGATACTTTCTGATGCAACACAGAAACATCATCTCTTCCGATTCCGAAGATATTGTTGTTATAAACTGTACTTCCAGCTCCATTTCCATTCCAGATTACAGCTCCCTGGCTGTTTACATAATTATAAGCTAAAGCCTGTTTACCAAGACTCATTCCATACTTAACAGCAAGATAACTTCTTACCTGCGCCTGCTCTGTATCACTTAGACTTCTTCCATAAATGATAATTTCAGGAGTACTTCCCAGATAATTGAATGCATTGGAAGTCCTTCCGATTCTGAATGAAGGGCTGCTGAGATCCACATTTCCTGAAGAAGGTGCTAATGTATTAGTCTGCCCGTTTGAAAAGTTAAAATAAGCGTTTCCATTTCTATTGCTGCTTGATAACAGCAGTGCAGAAGCAGGATCAAATGCGTTCGCCCCAGAAGTGTTATCAACAGAGATTTCATTATTTCTCTGAAAGAATCTGGCACGCGCAAGAGATTGTTCATAGCCTATATAAGAAGTAGTTCCTCGATCTCCATAATTCCAGACCGTTGACCCCCCCAGCGCTTTACTCACTGTAAAATGAGAATATTCTGTCACAGAATTCCATATATCAGACCCTATAACGCCTGATGTGTTCAAGAGATATCTGTTAGTATCCTGATGATACACCGTAGGATTGAAATTCAAACCATTGACCAATAAATTAGGTCTGTAGTTGACGGTGTTCTGCAATACATTTGGCAATGAAATAGCTGTACCCTGATTGATCCATTCCTGAACCAGCCCATTGGTATCTGTATTTACTCCTTCATTAGCTTTAAACCAAACTGTAGGAAGCGGAACTCCTCCCGGAGCATAGCCATAGCCTGCAAAAGTAAAGTATTGTCCATCAGCAAGAGAAACATCTGCATAGTTATAGGTTATCCCATTAATAACCTGAGTATTCCCTGACATATCGGTTACCACATTTCCTGTTGTAAAACCTGCGTCGGTATTCTGGATCAGCTTGATATTTTTGATCCCAACAGGCCACATTACTCTTACCGTTCCTACATTTCCTGTATTCTGAACTTTCCAGATGGAACCAAAACGGAAATTAACATCTGCTATTCCACTGATAACTACTGATAAGGATTTTTTTAATCCATTATCCCCCCACATCAGATACTGGTTATCAGTTAATGATCCGGTATTGGCAGCATTGGTATCCGCCATACTTTGAAGCCCGATAAGAACCTGATTTCCTAGGTTTTGGCTCATGGATTGCTTCTGATAAACTCCCGAACCAGGATCTTTCCCGATTCCTGCTACATTATTGGAATATGCGGCATTAACTCCTGCATTCCAGTAAACTGTTGTACCGTTGGATGCAGTATAATCTCCCAGTTTTCCGATTCCGTATTTTAAGCATAAATAGCTTTCAATGCGTTCACGGTTACTTTGAGCAGTATTGTAGATGACCACCTCAGCAATATCAGTGTTTGAAAAGTTGCTGGTACCCTGAGCTCCCAGCCAGAATGCCTGTGCTGCTGCTGTTGAAGTACCCCCAGAAAAAACGGTAGATTTCTGCTCACCGTTAAGATAGGAAATGGCAGCATTGGAATTACCATCAATTTCCTGTAAGCGCACTTCATTAGATACAGGGGCCGAAGTAGAAAGAAACCGGTTAGCAACCAACATCATTCCATTAGCACCTGCTCCTATGTTCCATGTACCACCGCTTCCATTTGAATGGCTATATATTGTGGCGCTACTATTTCCTAGTTTCCTGTAAACAACATACTGTGAGGTTGCATAAGAAGCAGATGAAATTGTCACATTCTGCGGCACATTGGAGGTATACAACCGGTCATCCGCCCCGTCAAAACGTACTGAGGGATTAAAATTGATCTGATTGGTATTAGCTGCATTGTAAGCAGGCACCGTAGCGGCTCCACCCTGCTGAATCAGGTGATAAGATGAGGAAGCACTGTTATTCCATTGTGTTACGGTATTGGTACCGGATACTGTCACTCCGGCATCTCCTTTATACCATAGCTGTAAGTTGGCAGATACCCCACCGGGACTTTGTCCATAATGTATGTTTGGGAACAACAATATGGAAAAGATGATTAATAAAATCTTTTTCATGTATATGTGTTTAAAATTACTTTATAATGAACCGGTTAAGACTTTATTCAAACGGAAGTTCTGAAGGACTTCGGTCCGAAAAAGCCAAAACGAATCATTTCCATGGGAGATCCATGAAGTTTTTGAACTTTACACCAAATTACAGGACATAGAATTACCTTTCTCAAAAGACAGGCTTACAACGATCTTCGGAGAAAAGAAAATTCCAGAATTTTTACATTTGGCTTAAACTTGATTTTTTGTTTTAAATCCTGGGATAGATTAAGAATTTGGAACGATTGATGTGTACGTGTCTGATCATAGCCGAACAGGCTCCAGACATCAGAATTGCTGATAATTTTTTTTTCATCTTTGTTTTTTTAAATAATAATGAAAGATGGTGCTGAGTGACAGCAGCTACATCCTGCATCATTTTGATATATAAGTTCTATTTGTGTTTTAAAAAATCAAATTATTTAGAATTTTTCCAGATTTACCTATCCGTCATCTGTACCAATTCTGATGACTTTCAATGATAAAGTCACCAATACTATTTTAAAGAGTGCATATTTCATTACCAACACCTTTTTTGATGAAATAGAATATTCACTCTTATCATTAAATATTTTCCGTACCAAAGTTCGAAACTAAAAAAATAACAGCAAAAAGTATTATGGAATGATTTACATAAAAGATGACATATATAAGGCGTGTTACTGTAAAGCAGAATTATTCAAAAAGTTTTATAAATGATTTTTAAAATTTCACTTACACGAATCAAGTGTTTATATCACAGTATTTTACATAAAACAAATTGTAAAACAACTAATCTTTTACTCAAAAGTGATTCGTTTAGGCAATTGCATAATTCCAGATGCATTTTTTAAAATATATTTTTGTTTTTGATTTGAAAACCATTTAGACAAAAATTAAGAAAATGAAAAAAAAATATGAAATTATTATCAAAAATATTAAAGAAAAAATACATCATTCTGTTGATTCAATCCAAGAATCTGAAGATGAACAGGATATCATTGTAGCTATTTCTGAGGAAACAGTACAATCTATTTTATTTTATCTTAAACAATTTGAAAGAGAAAAAAAATTTAACGAAAAAAAGGTAAACCTCTCTTACCTTGCTAATTATGCCAATACCAACATAAGATATTTAAATGAGGTTCTTAAAAAGCATAAGAAAAAATCATTCAGTAAATATATCAATGGGCTGCGTATAAAATACATCACTAAACTTCTTTATAAGGAACCGAAATACAGAGAATATAAGATTACCTATCTGGCTGAGTTATGCGGATTTTCTTCCAGGCAGGTATTCACATCTGTTTTCAGAAAAGAAACAGGGCTCACTACTTCGTATTTTATTAAACAGCTCAAAAGTGATCGTGATACGCCTGATAAAATTTCCAATTAGAATACTATACATTTTTATAATAAACAGATTTACATCATTTCTCCTGATTAAAGAATACAGATATTCAAAAGTTAACTGCTAGCTTTTATGGAATTGCAATTCCAGTCATAAGT of the Chryseobacterium aureum genome contains:
- a CDS encoding helix-turn-helix domain-containing protein, whose amino-acid sequence is MKKKYEIIIKNIKEKIHHSVDSIQESEDEQDIIVAISEETVQSILFYLKQFEREKKFNEKKVNLSYLANYANTNIRYLNEVLKKHKKKSFSKYINGLRIKYITKLLYKEPKYREYKITYLAELCGFSSRQVFTSVFRKETGLTTSYFIKQLKSDRDTPDKISN
- a CDS encoding IS3 family transposase (programmed frameshift) — translated: MKQGRKIYDPAFKKQAVQLSYERSNISELARELGIEVTMLYKWRKDYQEFGEKSFPGKGNLKQTPEQEKIHELEKRLRDAELERDILKKGNRHFFQERSMKYEFIKNHESLFPIEKMCSVLKVSYSSYYKWKARPLSNRERRKREIKKQITSIYFASKQRYGSPRITVELDSSGFKTSRITVAKYMKELGLRSKLSRKFRVTTDSKHNYLIAENILNRNFLVGSPSQAWVSDITYLQTKDGFLYLTAIIDLFDRKVIGWSLSTGMSTTETSLAAWKMAVKNRKADSKLIFHSDRGVQYASKKFTNTLAFYGVKRSMSRKGNCWDNAVAESFFKSLKTELIYGNKLITREQMELEIFEYIEIWYNKKRRHSTLNYQTIEEFNNQNKIYKNVA
- a CDS encoding C-type lectin-like domain-containing protein, translated to MKNFSLPLAVLLSGIIYSQVGINNTAPQATMDITAKTTDGSKPEGLIAPRLTGDQIRSGNSSYSAPQTGTLIYATTADSSPAGKTINITAPGYYYFDGTVWQKMDNSGSTGSGSSSTFSASILGYDPVKSSNRTVPPTFSGVSVTEVGCKKNTGNGHVYCAYNLGAALNFYNTFSLAKAIGGYVVTMTSDAERIWVNNNILATGTGYNLNSNIWIGYNKVAYPGNPTQFVWITGEDWVIDWTTSPNSTPQNWFNAGEPNNSGGNEGSCHIWTTASFANRKWNDINGTTTNSNGPFNQTIVEFNEE